The genomic interval GGGCGGCCTCGTCGTCCGTGTGCTCGAAAAGCAGGGCCGCCGCCCTGCGCTTCCTCTTGTCCAACATTCTCGATCCCGCCTTTCTCGAACAAATGTTCGCATTCTTTCGTCCCCCATATATTAGTCCGCTGGAGGGCCGAAATGAATGAACGCGCCGCGAACGGGCCGTGAAATCTTTCGCCCGCGTCGGCATCTCCTCATGGTGGCGGAGCCTCTCGATACGCCGCCGGAGCCGTCACCTGCCCCCCGTCACCCTGAACTCGATTCAGGGCCCATCCGGACGTGGATGCTGAATCGAGTTCAGCATGACGTCCTCCGTCTTCCCCCCATGACCAGATTCCCTCTCCGGCCGCGGGATGCCCGCGCGGAGGAATCCCGGGCGGCCGCGCGTAAAGCTACCGGGTGAAAAGACTCCTCGACTACCACGTACATTCGACCCACTCCGGCGACGGATGCGCCTCCATCGAGGACATGTGCCGCCTGGCCGTCGAGCGCGGGATCGCCGAGATCGCCTTCTCGGACCACCTGGACAACAACCCGGACGACGACTGCTACGGCCTGTTCGACGCCGCGAGGTTCTGCCGCGAGGTGGACGAGTGCCGCGAGCGGTTCGGCGATCGGCTGACCATCCTCAAGGGCGCGGAGCTCGGGGAGCCGCACCTCTACCCGCGCGAGATCGAGCGGATCGTCGGCGGCGAGCGGTTCGACTTCCTGACCGGCGGCATACACTGGGTCGGGGATGCGGTCGTTTCGGTGGAGAGTCCGACAGGTCAGACGAGTCGGGCGAGTCAGACCGCCCTCTACCGCGACTACTTCGACGAGGTCCTCCGCGCGGTGGAGTGCGCGAACTTCCACGTGCTGGCGCACCTCGACCTCGTCAAGCGCTTCGGAGTCAAGTACGCGGGGCCGTTCAGCGTCGAGCCGTACCGCGAGCAGATCGAGGCGATCCTGCGGACCATGATCGAGCGGGGCATCGCGCTGGAGGTCAACACTTCCGGCTGCCGGCAGCCTTGTGGGGAACCATTTCCGGGGATCGAGACGCTCAGGCTCTACAGGGAGTTCGGGGGCGAGTTGATCACCGTCGGCTCGGACGCCCATCTCGCGGAGCACCTCGGCTTCGGGCTTGCTGAGGGCCTGCGGATGATCCGGGAGGCGGGCTTCGACTCAATCACGACGTACCGGAACGGAACTCCCTCTCAGAAGCCGATCGCCTCTTTCCTTGCAAGCCCGTAGCCGCGTCCTTCGATACACGCGCCGGGTTGTGGCACGCCCATATCAGCGATTTCCCTTTGCCCGATTGTGGGTAATGCAGAGCATCTGGCAGTTCTTGGCCGAACTGTCGCCGCCCTTACTCCACGCGGAAACGTGGTCGGCGTCCATTTCCTTCAGTTCGTAGACCTTTCC from Armatimonadota bacterium carries:
- a CDS encoding histidinol-phosphatase HisJ family protein; the protein is MKRLLDYHVHSTHSGDGCASIEDMCRLAVERGIAEIAFSDHLDNNPDDDCYGLFDAARFCREVDECRERFGDRLTILKGAELGEPHLYPREIERIVGGERFDFLTGGIHWVGDAVVSVESPTGQTSRASQTALYRDYFDEVLRAVECANFHVLAHLDLVKRFGVKYAGPFSVEPYREQIEAILRTMIERGIALEVNTSGCRQPCGEPFPGIETLRLYREFGGELITVGSDAHLAEHLGFGLAEGLRMIREAGFDSITTYRNGTPSQKPIASFLASP